In Ciona intestinalis unplaced genomic scaffold, KH HT000030.2, whole genome shotgun sequence, the genomic window GTTTCCCAAGACCTCAACGGAACGATGGGATAAAATATCCAGGTGTGTTCCTGGGAAGACAaaggtgatgatgtcataatatattgattaatgacgtcataaccaccAATATTACGCAGGAGGAATGCATTGCAAGATACAAATTCCTCGCGGAAAAAGTTTTgcaaaagaagaaaaataaaaattgatcTGTTGGTATCAATGAAGGGGTTTCCCCCAAGtagtttgaattatttatctttatcGATTTTTTCGCGGGTCACGTTAATacacattatgacgtcactatgcTTGTAAATGGGCATTCTCCATGTCGATTACGTTACATTTAGAAcggtttatgacgtcacatgaaCATTACACAAAGatttttatgacgtaacaaacgcGCGTGTtgcaatattgtttgttttgtgacgaaacacgagcgttatgacatcacaactagAAGTTATTATTTCGTCACAATAGTTATTATAGCAGAGAAAGAATttcaagttacatacgtcaCTAAATATCGATCGTCATAATTACGTCACATAAATCTAAAGTTAGCGTCTCAAGGGAggttcataaatatttaatcaaaaacATCGgtttataagatatctatggtgGGTGACGTTTATTGGCGCAATTAACCGGGTGAGGGCGCACTTTGATCGATTTAATTGATTGAACTTTATAAATAGTGAAGTCTTCAATATACATTGTGACGTAGTGAggttgattgtgacgtagttaGAGGGTTATTGTTGAGATGAAAAGAAACTCGCTCCGGGGAAACCCCCTGTTTGGGTCCATGATTGCCGCCAGGGTTGGTCACGTGGGTAACGTTAGTCACTCATGCGCGTCGGATATTTTGATTCAACCAATCATACCGAGTCTAGtgggtatgacgtcatataggaGAAGATCGTCACTTCCGGTGCTGGATAAAAGGAGATTATCTcaggtatgtgacgtcataataactaTGTTTTGATGAATTAGTGACGTCACGGTTCATAAAGAATGTCGTGTGTCgatcattgttacgtcacacaccCTCATTGTTCACAGCCACGCTTCGCTGCGCACGATCACGCTCACGGACAAAGTTTCAACAAAcccattgtttcgtcacaaacaGTATTGTTGGAATTCGTTTCAAACAATCCGACTTTCAATgcttattgtgacgtcatatcgcTCTTTATTGATAGCGGACAGGTTATAGtttatttgtgacgtaaccaGATGTGCAGTACCAGcagttatgacgtcacaatcagtTAAACTTCGCGTGGATCGATAttcgtttatgacgtcactatatatattgttgataTGTCGCCTCGAGGGATGAAAGTAGCGCATCAGTGACTATTGGTTGGTTGGTTGTGAATAACAATGCTTAGTGTTCGATGGAAAGGTGTATGTGACgtatgtatgacgtcacacagcgCAGTTGCGAGATagggattgtgacgtcataattaatacgATTGttacatattgttttaataattcatgCGTCGCGCgtttaaataaatctgttcattgtgacgtcagtcCCTTGTGACATCAATCCCATTATCGCGACTTCATAGATGCAATCCGCTTAAGTGACGCCTGGGAATTAAACATATacctatgtgacgtcataaaggaTATGGTTAAATCCGTTGTTCGTCACATCCGGGTTCATAACTTTACGATTGTCACGTCACAATCCCCTTAATGCTTCTTAATAAGAAATGCGGTCGCTTCGAATCGACGagttttgaataatttattcTCGCAATGCGAATAATGAATAGCATTGTTTAggaactatgacgtaacaatggaaaGTGTAGAACAGTTGTGACGTGATATTAGcttgattgtgatgtcataataaagaTGGTAAGTGTAATAACGAttgattgtttgtattttattgtttctatgtttagtCGAACGTACCGAACCGAAGCACGAAAATCGCGTTTCAGAATTGGAGACGAAAAGATGACGAAACAATCAGGAACAATGAACGgtatgtttgttacgtcataataaggtttgatttaaaacaaataatattatcaCAGACAACAAGCGTGTCGTCACACAACAAAGAACcaactgttacgtcatagacgTTCTAAGTTCGGGTTCGTGTTCTCGTCATGTGGTGACCTTATAAGGAGATACCCACAAATAAGGCCAAGTGTATGCAGTGTAGCGACCGGGGTTGTTTTGATTCTCTGCGGAACTTTGTGCCTCGTAGTCCCGCAGATTCGCTCCAACTTCCCGATGTGGGTTGGCTTGTTACTTACATTGATCGGAGGGGTGGCGACCGTCGTTGGGATTATTGGATTCAAACTCGAATCGTTGAAACTTCAGCGACGTGCGCGATCGAACGCGACGTCTATGACGCAATACACGCCGACAAAGATAGTTACCGGGGAACCCCCGAAGATGGAAACAGTTATTGAAGAAAAGATTTCTCCGGGTATTCCCCGCCCGTTAACAAGGGACTTACCCCCCAGGAGGAAACTTCCGGATTCACCACGTGGTACCAAGGGAATTCCCCCGCCTTCCTTCTATTCGTCTGAACCCGACTTGACCCCAGTGAAACGGGGAAAACCCCACGATGCATTCCCCCAACCCCATAACGTCACAAGGTACGAAAAGTTTGAACAAATCAACTTCCCCGTCACAGAGATgaagtatgacgtcatcaaattaGAGAAGGGTGATGACGTTTTCAGGGGAAATCCCTTAATTGGGAACGAAATATTTGAGAGGTTTCGCGACCCCTTGCTCTTTCGCGCCATCACGCGGATCAAATATCAGTGTGATTGTGAGTTTCaccggggtaagatggaacgaTGTGACGTCAGCGATACATTACGTCATCAGTGTGACGTAGAGTCGCTACGTCATCACAGCGAAGCAGAAAGTGGGAGGGGATTGCGTCATAGTTATCACTGAGTTaactttattacgtcatagtgctTCCATTACTTTGTGACGTTATAGGTTTGATAATAACAACATCAGGataatttgtgacgtcacaatggcAAACAATGCACCAACACAATGCTTATTATGTGATATATTTATACCGCCATGTGATTGGTTGATTATTAACCACGTGATCAAAGGTTACTAATGTCTATTGTTACGCCATAAACAATCATATTTGGCATTGTTTTCgtagtatgacgtcataacagagcaattataattaaacatcACGGTTGtgtcgacagcgagcatgaggtctTACAGTCGAACATCGAGTGAGGTGCAAGACGATTCCGGGTTCGATTCCAGGTCCGACAACTCAACGGCGTGTTCAATTCTTTCAATCGCGTTCATCGCGTTCGCCTCGAAAGCTTCCTTTGCTATTTGTGACGCGATTTCCGGTGTTAACTTTGACCCCCCCTCACTTTATGCGGGCCAACGGCGTAACTTTCCCCATCCACCCATTCCGATAAAGATCTGCGCATatatacgtcacaaacgtgtttatgacgtcacattagaactcatgacgtcacaaacttactttttaaCGCTTGAGGGATTCGGCATTGGCGCCTTTTTCTTCTTAACTATAGCATACGTCACTTCCTCAGGTGACGTCACGTCCTGTGGTTCCTGTTCGGGGGAATTCCCTTCGAACAAATCTTCCGACAGTGTTCCTCTGTGACGTCGTGGTTTCGTCACATCTCCCTcatcagtgacgtcatattgatTATTGTGATGGTCATAATATTGTGGGTGTGTCGATGGGCGTGGCAGTTCCGGTGTGTCGTTCAAATCGTAGTCATGGTAACGATTGTCTTCCAGAGAGTCGAATGAATCGACCTTTTGCCTCTGAttgttgacgtcataatcaaccCTTTgattggtgacgtcataatcgacAGTGTTGATTCGCGGTGTGACGTACACAGTAGATAGTTTGGGCACGATTAAATTGAAATACAGCAATGCTGTTATAACGAAGAAGTTCtttaatagaaacaatatactcGTCACCTGCCCAAACCGCGCTAACATCGATAATCGAAGAACGAAGAATGGACAATCCAACAATATCAACGTCATAATGGGTCTGgggatagtgacgtcataatatgtaAGAAACAGAAGTCGAAGATAGTTTGCTGCATAAGAGAAATTGTTATCGCcataaatggcatcgtcagtctcttatttaaatacagtaaccTGTATACACAAAGTCCATGATATGTTGCTTTGCTTCTATACATTACACGACCCTACCTGTACGACGAGTCGTGTTTAAGAATGAACGTCGATATTGATATGAAAGATATGACGTATATTGCGTATATCCAGTTTGTTGACGTCACTTCCCCTGATGACGTGGCAAACATCAGTCTCACGTCATAGATGTTAAGAAGATTCGCGATTAACTCTGGTGGTCTGTAAGAATGGggtgtgtgacgtaacaatcaaacCCAACGTCGCACAACAAACCTTTCGTCCGTCCACGCGGATGAATATTTTGGACGCGGGATAAGCGACGTCACAGACCCTCTGCTGCTCGGCGGATAATCTATTacgtaatgacgtcattgtgacgtaataatggtaATTATATTTACCTGTTATCGAGTTGACGCTTGGCACCGGATGTGACATACGTAGTTTGTAATTCTTCAATTTCTCGCTCCAATctataaacataatacatgTGTGGTGTGGCGATAAAAGAGCGGCTTGTTTATTCATGGGGCAATGTTGGGGGAATGGACATCATTCATTTGATTCCTTTGAATgcgatagcgaagattaatTGATTCAACAAGGAGAAGGGAATCAGTAGCAAAACGAAAGTTGGTTAATCACGCTACGGGTAAATGCTGTTGAAAATTGCCAAATAAAATGTGACTGCCAAACCCAACGAATAAAGACAAATTACTCTtcggttatgacgtcacactcacCTGTAACAAGCAGCATTATGACCAACAGCTCAACGCACGAGTTTTGGaaatctttattttcattGAAATTATTGGCGAACTTTGTCCCTACCATGATTATGACGCAACACGGAAGTGACGTcagtatgaaatataatagGATGGGTGGCGACCTGTGATTGGTTGGTTAGTTGGAATCCTGGCTTCTCATTGGTCGCTTACCATTGTCCATTAAACCACGTGAGTAACTTCATCCAATCAAACACGAGTTTGACAGGTAACCATAACAACAGTGTTGACGCAGCTACGTAACCAATGGTAACCGACACAACCAACCAATAAGAAGCCTTCATTTGTTCCAACTTCCCGAATTCGACCCCTGTGACAAACAATGGGGTCGCGAAGGCCGCCCATTGCGTCACTTCCGCTACTATCTGCTTCACTAACTTTGGGCGGATTCTATTCATTATCTaccgattgtgacgtaacagactgCATTACCTCCCTcagcattgtgacatcataatatgcATCCGCAACACACACGGTCGTTCACCGGTTAATAAttacattgtgacgtcatagacgatATATATCGGGCGTAAACTTTATTTGCCTTTCACCATGAATACaatgcattgttacgtcattataaaatattcatgaATGAGCGATTATTATTCAATGGGatgactgtgacgtcatatacgtAGCCATACCAACCACTGTAAACACTCGATAATTTAAAGCCAACAATAAACATtgaaacgtcataataccatacgtttttaaatattatgacgtcacacaatgttaaaacaattttgtttgttcCAAACAAAGgccattgttaaaaataccatTTGTTGCGGTTACGTCATCatcttatgacgtcacatttatagttttgatgacgtcatgacaGGTTTCCCATAGAAATACCAagttattttgatttattcgGGGAcaatttaatctttttgtgATGTCTATGAAATCGTGTTCACCGAATCggaacaacaaaaataaaaaaaattggcgcGATCCCCGGAAGTtagtttgtgacgtcataatcacattggttttgtaataatagaaaaatgaatgacgaaataatatattcgctcattttatttttatcgaTCGTCGTTGGATTTCCTTTAAGAAAATTGAAATCATTTAAAGCGAAACAGGTtcgattttaaacattatttctttaataaattaaattaaagacCCCCTACACATGCGTAACTACTAACCCCAACCactaacttttgtttgtttaacaacGAATTCTTCACTAGACACTAAGTACCAAATTAATAATTGAATCAAcatattataatatgtttaccCTCTCACCCAGATAGCGACAGGAGGGTTTGGATTTCTGGTCGTGTTCGGTGTTTGTGGGTTTGATGGATTATATTCGTTCATCGCTTGTGTGGTCAATACAGTCATCATAAAGTGTTTAAGAAGGTAttgtatgttgtttctatgttatgtggtaatgtatgttgtttctatgttatgtggtaatgtatgttgtttctatgttatcTGTCACTGGTTACGGGCTTAATGCTGCCACCATGCCCCATTGTATTTGTCATTTTGCTCTGTgtcgataaataagttacattcatacaatcaatatgtatatattgtttctatgttatgtggtaatgtatattgtttttatgtttccaCAGGAAAACTGCGTTTGTTTCGTTCATTTGGTCGTTTtcgtttttattgtttttccgATGTGTCACATGGTTCGGATTGGAACGGCCGTCAGCGTTGGCGAATGCTGTCCAACTTATGTTAACATTAAAGGTGGGATGCCTATGTTGCACCAATGTGTGTGAGGATATTGATAGGCGTAACATGAGGGGTGGATGGGGGACATTCAACCCCAACTTTAATACATGAGATTTTAAACCAGCTTTTAGCTTGCTGTTAAGTATAACTGCACTAAACTCCCCCCCCCACAccaaacaatttaaaccaCGAAACCTATTTTCCCCAACAGTTGGTCAGCGTTGCCATAGAAATCCAGGATTACCGTTCAAACAAGCGTGGCTTGGTATCAGAACCAACAACAATGGACATGTTCTGGTATTCCTATTGTTACACAGGACTATTTACAGGTAACAATgttgattattacatcataatgtaTGATGTCGCTCTATCCCAGAGGTTATCGGCTATCGGGTCAAAGCTCaatgctgccattgtgggcgtatgtatccttcGGCCAAACAcgtaacggcaattgctccaacccagtggtcacctttaaatatgaggtgtatgaaacagaacacccgtttttTAATGACTGTAGTTGCCTCGTCagctaaatataaacaactaaCACCCCAACAAACAGGCCCCTTCTTTAAATACCGAACTTACCATGATTACCTCGCCAACGAAACCGAAACCTTTATCCCTTGGAAGAAAGAAGTTTTCACTCGCTTGCAAAACATTGGGATGTTTGGTGTTCTGTACGCCGTGGTTTCGTTTAATTTCAACATCAACGTTCCGAAGTCGGATGCATTTTACGAACAACCATTCTGGTTCAGGTGGGTGTTTTgccaaacatagggaacctcattgattattgtggtgaatgcaatatactttggctctgtttgtttgtatagatatCTAAGTCATTT contains:
- the LOC100181557 gene encoding uncharacterized protein LOC100181557 isoform X1, translated to MKRNSLRGNPLFGSMIAARVGHVGNVSHSCASDILIQPIIPSLVGMTSYRRRSSLPVLDKRRLSQSNVPNRSTKIAFQNWRRKDDETIRNNERQQACRHTTKNQLLRHRRSKFGFVFSSCGDLIRRYPQIRPSVCSVATGVVLILCGTLCLVVPQIRSNFPMWVGLLLTLIGGVATVVGIIGFKLESLKLQRRARSNATSMTQYTPTKIVTGEPPKMETVIEEKISPGIPRPLTRDLPPRRKLPDSPRGTKGIPPPSFYSSEPDLTPVKRGKPHDAFPQPHNVTRYEKFEQINFPVTEMKYDVIKLEKGDDVFRGNPLIGNEIFERFRDPLLFRAITRIKYQCDCEFHRGKMERCDVSDTLRHQCDVESLRHHSEAESGRGLRHSYH
- the LOC100181557 gene encoding uncharacterized protein LOC100181557 isoform X2 — encoded protein: MSNVPNRSTKIAFQNWRRKDDETIRNNERQQACRHTTKNQLLRHRRSKFGFVFSSCGDLIRRYPQIRPSVCSVATGVVLILCGTLCLVVPQIRSNFPMWVGLLLTLIGGVATVVGIIGFKLESLKLQRRARSNATSMTQYTPTKIVTGEPPKMETVIEEKISPGIPRPLTRDLPPRRKLPDSPRGTKGIPPPSFYSSEPDLTPVKRGKPHDAFPQPHNVTRYEKFEQINFPVTEMKYDVIKLEKGDDVFRGNPLIGNEIFERFRDPLLFRAITRIKYQCDCEFHRGKMERCDVSDTLRHQCDVESLRHHSEAESGRGLRHSYH
- the LOC100175358 gene encoding transmembrane protein 236-like; translated protein: MNRIRPKLVKQIVAEVTQWAAFATPLFVTGVEFGKLEQMKASYWLVVSVTIGYVAASTLLLWLPVKLVFDWMKLLTWFNGQWSPPILLYFILTSLPCCVIIMVGTKFANNFNENKDFQNSCVELLVIMLLVTDWSEKLKNYKLRMSHPVPSVNSITDYPPSSRGSVTSLIPRPKYSSAWTDERPPELIANLLNIYDVRLMFATSSGEVTSTNWIYAIYVISFISISTFILKHDSSYRPIMTLILLDCPFFVLRLSMLARFGQVTSILFLLKNFFVITALLYFNLIVPKLSTVYVTPRINTVDYDVTNQRVDYDVNNQRQKVDSFDSLEDNRYHDYDLNDTPELPRPSTHPQYYDHHNNQYDVTDEGDVTKPRRHRGTLSEDLFEGNSPEQEPQDVTSPEEVTYAIVKKKKAPMPNPSSVKKSLSEWVDGESYAVGPHKVRGGQS